One region of Faecalibacter bovis genomic DNA includes:
- a CDS encoding bifunctional 3-deoxy-7-phosphoheptulonate synthase/chorismate mutase type II, with amino-acid sequence MENNNWINQFEKPLIIGGPCSAESEKQMMTIAEEIDKDYVKVFRAGIWKPRTKPNCFEGVGAIGLNWLKKVKDEHGMMIATEIANANHAKLALEYDVDVLWIGARSTVNPFTVQEIAEALRDTDKIVLVKNPVNPDLDLWIGALERLAGQGIKNLGAIHRGFSTYKKTKYRNNPQWQIALDFKNKLPNIPMICDPSHICGNREGLFDVSQQAFNFEYDGLMIETHCNPDEAWSDASQQITPARLKEILVDLELRQSDDPDSIYKAGIDNLRHQIDELDSSILDTIAQRMKIANAIGNLKKEHNVAVFQPERWKQIKENSVKAGASLGLSEDFIDKLLQAIHQESVAQQNKIMIKKEEKI; translated from the coding sequence ATGGAAAATAATAACTGGATTAACCAATTCGAAAAACCACTAATTATCGGTGGTCCATGTAGTGCGGAAAGCGAAAAGCAAATGATGACAATAGCAGAAGAAATTGACAAAGATTATGTCAAAGTTTTTCGTGCTGGAATTTGGAAACCACGTACAAAACCAAACTGTTTTGAAGGTGTTGGTGCAATCGGATTAAACTGGTTGAAAAAAGTAAAAGACGAACATGGTATGATGATCGCTACTGAAATTGCGAACGCAAACCATGCAAAATTAGCTTTAGAATATGATGTTGATGTTTTATGGATCGGAGCTCGTTCTACGGTAAATCCATTTACAGTTCAAGAAATTGCTGAAGCTTTACGCGATACAGATAAAATCGTTTTAGTAAAAAATCCTGTCAATCCAGATTTAGATTTATGGATTGGAGCATTAGAACGTTTAGCTGGTCAAGGAATTAAAAATTTAGGTGCAATTCATCGTGGATTCTCGACTTACAAAAAGACGAAATACCGTAATAATCCGCAATGGCAAATCGCATTAGATTTTAAAAATAAATTACCAAATATTCCTATGATTTGTGATCCATCACACATCTGCGGAAACAGAGAAGGATTATTCGATGTATCTCAGCAAGCTTTCAACTTTGAGTATGATGGTTTAATGATCGAGACACACTGTAACCCTGATGAAGCGTGGTCTGATGCTTCACAACAAATTACACCTGCTCGATTAAAAGAAATTTTAGTAGATTTAGAATTGCGTCAATCTGACGATCCTGATTCTATTTATAAAGCAGGAATCGATAATTTACGTCATCAAATTGATGAATTAGATAGCTCTATTTTAGATACCATTGCACAACGTATGAAAATTGCTAATGCTATTGGAAATTTAAAGAAAGAACATAATGTTGCAGTATTCCAACCAGAACGTTGGAAACAGATTAAAGAAAATTCAGTTAAAGCTGGAGCTTCTTTAGGATTGTCAGAAGATTTTATTGATAAATTATTACAGGCAATACATCAAGAATCTGTTGCGCAACAAAACAAGATTATGATTAAAAAAGAAGAAAAAATATAA
- a CDS encoding prephenate dehydrogenase has product MKNVSIVGLGLIGGSFALALKKTGLAENIIGIDTNINHQIEALELGIVNEIDNLKEAVLRSDLVVLAIPINAAQQFLPEILDYIPEESIVMDMGSTKAGICEIVKNHPNRKNFVATHPIAGTENSGPSAAFAELFLNKVSIICDPELSAPSAVKKVKKIYQNLWTNVSTMSSEAHDKHIAFVSHLSHITSFALGQTVLNIEKDEKAIFDMAGSGFESTVRLAKSSPDMWTPIFIQNRENLLNAIDAYEEQIKNMRRMIEDANPENIHQYLSNTNDIRRILNKK; this is encoded by the coding sequence ATGAAAAATGTAAGTATTGTCGGATTAGGATTGATTGGAGGTTCGTTTGCTTTGGCTTTGAAGAAAACTGGTTTAGCTGAAAATATTATAGGAATTGATACCAACATCAATCATCAAATAGAAGCATTAGAACTTGGTATTGTTAATGAAATAGATAATCTGAAAGAAGCTGTTTTACGAAGCGATTTAGTTGTATTAGCCATACCGATAAATGCAGCTCAGCAATTTTTACCAGAAATCTTAGATTATATACCTGAAGAATCTATCGTGATGGATATGGGATCTACGAAAGCAGGTATTTGTGAGATTGTAAAAAATCATCCGAATCGTAAAAATTTTGTTGCCACACATCCAATTGCCGGTACAGAAAATTCAGGTCCAAGCGCTGCTTTTGCTGAATTATTTCTGAATAAAGTTTCAATCATTTGCGATCCTGAATTAAGTGCTCCAAGTGCGGTAAAAAAAGTTAAAAAGATTTACCAAAATTTATGGACAAACGTAAGCACAATGTCGTCTGAGGCGCATGACAAGCATATTGCATTCGTTTCTCACCTTTCTCACATTACATCTTTTGCTTTAGGGCAAACTGTTTTGAATATTGAGAAAGATGAAAAAGCAATTTTTGATATGGCTGGTTCTGGTTTCGAATCAACGGTTCGTTTAGCTAAAAGTTCGCCGGATATGTGGACACCAATTTTTATCCAAAACCGAGAAAATTTGCTAAATGCTATTGATGCTTATGAAGAACAAATAAAAAATATGCGCCGAATGATTGAGGATGCAAATCCAGAAAACATTCACCAATACCTATCGAATACCAACGATATAAGAAGAATATTAAATAAAAAATAA
- a CDS encoding pyridoxal phosphate-dependent aminotransferase — protein sequence MIAEAQRLQSVQEYYFSKKLQEIANMQTDIPIISLGIGSPDLQPAPEVIETLIKESQAGVNGYQSYRGLPEMRNAMAQFYLSKFEVEVNSNSEILPLIGSKEGIMHISMAFLNEGDKVLIPNPGYPTYTSVTELIQAEPLFYDLKGENNWLPDFEQLEKLAEQKPKIMWINYPHMPTGATASREVLGQLVAFAKRHQILIVNDNPYSFILNDHPTSILSIDGAKEVAIELNSLSKTFNIAGWRIGMVLGKEEFIHSILKVKSNMDSGMNYAIQKAAAKALEVSEEWYDNLTKIYAERRQIIYQICNKLNVKYDPNAVGMFIWAKLPEGIDDKSFIDEILYTKKVFITPGSIFGSNGEGYIRFSLCAPVEKLTEVLKRL from the coding sequence ATGATAGCAGAAGCCCAACGTTTACAAAGTGTTCAGGAATACTATTTCTCAAAAAAATTACAAGAAATAGCGAACATGCAAACGGATATTCCAATAATTTCTTTAGGAATTGGAAGCCCTGATTTGCAACCAGCACCAGAAGTTATTGAAACTTTAATCAAAGAATCACAAGCTGGTGTAAATGGCTATCAAAGTTATCGTGGATTACCTGAGATGAGAAACGCAATGGCTCAATTCTATCTTTCAAAGTTTGAGGTTGAGGTCAATTCTAATTCTGAGATTTTACCATTAATAGGTTCTAAGGAAGGAATTATGCACATTTCAATGGCTTTTTTAAATGAAGGTGATAAAGTTTTAATTCCAAATCCTGGTTATCCTACTTATACTTCGGTGACTGAATTGATACAAGCCGAACCTTTATTTTATGATTTAAAAGGTGAAAATAATTGGTTGCCTGATTTTGAACAATTAGAAAAATTAGCCGAACAAAAACCAAAAATTATGTGGATCAATTATCCCCATATGCCAACTGGAGCAACTGCTTCACGAGAAGTTCTTGGTCAATTAGTTGCTTTTGCAAAACGCCATCAAATTTTAATTGTGAATGACAATCCATACAGTTTCATTCTAAACGATCATCCAACAAGTATTTTATCGATCGATGGAGCGAAAGAAGTTGCCATAGAATTAAACTCGTTAAGTAAAACTTTTAATATTGCGGGATGGCGAATTGGAATGGTTTTAGGAAAAGAAGAATTTATCCATTCGATTTTAAAAGTGAAATCGAATATGGATTCGGGAATGAATTATGCGATTCAGAAAGCTGCTGCTAAAGCTTTAGAAGTTTCAGAAGAATGGTACGATAATTTGACAAAAATATATGCTGAAAGACGACAAATCATCTATCAAATCTGTAATAAACTAAATGTAAAATACGATCCAAACGCAGTTGGAATGTTTATTTGGGCAAAACTTCCGGAAGGAATTGATGATAAATCTTTTATCGACGAAATCCTTTACACTAAAAAAGTATTTATCACACCGGGAAGTATATTTGGAAGCAATGGCGAAGGTTATATTCGTTTTTCACTTTGTGCACCAGTTGAGAAATTAACCGAAGTTTTAAAAAGATTATGA
- a CDS encoding prephenate dehydratase gives MKTKVAIQGVKGSYHHEAAANYLGNDIELLECDTFKQLAKALEKGKVDKAVMAIENTIAGAILPNYALITKYGLKVVGEIYLSIQHQLMVQKGKTIDDIKEVRSHQMALLQCDKFLEKHPDWKIVNDVDTALTAKDIVDQNLDFVAAIASRKAAEVYGLDILASSIQTFQDNFTRFFVLEREHIDYEDFNKVSMRFSVNHKAGALVEVLNHIAECGINMDKIQSVPIIDKPWEYSFHIDITFYDKQQYYTLLGKIAKKLTDLEILGEYKKGKE, from the coding sequence ATGAAAACAAAAGTTGCAATCCAAGGCGTAAAAGGTTCGTATCATCACGAAGCAGCAGCCAATTATTTAGGAAATGATATCGAATTATTAGAATGCGATACTTTCAAACAATTAGCAAAGGCTTTGGAGAAAGGAAAAGTAGATAAAGCAGTGATGGCAATTGAAAATACAATTGCAGGAGCAATTTTACCAAATTATGCTTTAATTACTAAATATGGATTAAAAGTAGTTGGTGAAATCTATTTATCGATTCAACATCAATTGATGGTACAAAAAGGAAAAACAATTGACGATATTAAAGAAGTTCGCTCGCATCAAATGGCTCTTTTACAATGCGACAAATTTTTGGAAAAACATCCGGATTGGAAAATTGTAAATGATGTTGATACAGCTTTAACAGCAAAAGATATTGTTGATCAAAATTTAGATTTCGTTGCGGCAATAGCTTCTCGTAAGGCGGCAGAAGTTTATGGGTTAGATATTTTAGCATCGAGCATACAAACTTTTCAAGATAATTTTACTCGATTTTTTGTTTTAGAACGCGAGCATATCGATTACGAAGATTTCAATAAAGTTTCGATGCGCTTCTCTGTAAATCACAAAGCAGGTGCATTAGTTGAGGTTTTGAATCATATTGCGGAATGTGGAATTAATATGGATAAAATTCAGTCCGTACCAATCATTGATAAACCTTGGGAATATTCATTCCACATCGATATTACATTCTATGATAAACAACAATATTATACGCTTTTAGGCAAAATCGCGAAAAAATTAACAGATTTAGAAATCTTAGGAGAATACAAAAAAGGAAAAGAATGA
- a CDS encoding ABC transporter ATP-binding protein — MGIVIKDLTKKYGNQLALNKVSFSIEQGEVVGLLGPNGAGKSTLMKSITNAIIPDCGDILVNNSSVNTNPIETKSQIGFLQENNPLYMDMYVKEYLEFVMNIRGEKKQRVAEVIAEVGLNPEQHKKINQLSKGYKQRVGLAQAILSKPQILILDEPTNGLDPNQIIEIRELIREIGKNTTIILSTHIMQEVEALCSRVILLNKGEIVADQPIEDFKGQYQNLEEAFQALTK, encoded by the coding sequence ATGGGAATTGTTATCAAAGATTTAACAAAAAAGTACGGTAATCAACTGGCACTGAATAAGGTGTCGTTTTCGATAGAGCAAGGTGAAGTAGTTGGTTTACTAGGTCCGAACGGAGCTGGAAAGTCAACATTAATGAAGAGTATTACCAATGCTATTATTCCAGATTGTGGAGATATTTTAGTAAATAATTCTTCGGTTAATACAAATCCGATAGAAACAAAAAGTCAAATAGGTTTTTTACAGGAAAATAATCCGTTGTATATGGATATGTATGTGAAAGAATATTTGGAATTTGTGATGAACATTCGCGGAGAAAAAAAGCAAAGAGTTGCAGAAGTTATTGCAGAAGTTGGCTTAAATCCGGAACAACATAAGAAGATAAATCAACTATCAAAAGGATATAAACAACGTGTTGGTTTGGCGCAAGCTATTTTATCCAAACCACAAATTTTGATTTTAGATGAACCAACAAATGGGTTAGATCCAAATCAAATTATTGAAATTAGAGAATTGATTCGCGAAATAGGGAAAAATACGACGATTATACTTTCTACACATATTATGCAAGAAGTGGAAGCGTTATGCTCTCGTGTGATTTTGTTGAATAAAGGTGAAATTGTAGCCGATCAACCAATTGAAGATTTCAAAGGACAATATCAAAATTTAGAAGAAGCGTTTCAAGCGTTAACAAAATAA
- a CDS encoding thioredoxin family protein: MKIKAIIFSLFILFASNIKAQTASEIMDNAYNQAKIENKNVFLIFHASWCGWCKKMEKNMEDDLVKEYFDSNYVKAFITVEERGEKAKLNTPGGNNLVEKLGGKNQGLPYWVILDEKGNVLKDSRINGENVGGPASEKEVDFLISVLEPTSKNQKIDPDKIKEVFILKKKS, encoded by the coding sequence ATGAAAATCAAAGCAATCATCTTCAGTTTATTCATTCTTTTTGCAAGCAATATTAAGGCGCAAACTGCTTCAGAAATTATGGATAATGCATACAATCAAGCGAAAATTGAAAATAAAAATGTCTTTTTAATCTTCCATGCCTCTTGGTGCGGATGGTGTAAAAAGATGGAAAAAAATATGGAAGACGATTTAGTAAAAGAATATTTCGATTCTAATTATGTCAAAGCCTTTATTACTGTAGAGGAACGTGGCGAAAAAGCAAAATTAAATACTCCTGGAGGAAACAACTTGGTTGAAAAATTAGGTGGTAAAAATCAAGGTTTACCTTATTGGGTTATTCTTGATGAAAAAGGTAATGTTTTGAAAGATTCAAGAATCAACGGTGAAAATGTTGGTGGACCAGCTTCTGAAAAGGAAGTTGATTTTTTAATATCTGTTTTAGAACCAACTTCTAAAAATCAAAAAATTGATCCTGATAAAATTAAAGAAGTATTTATTCTGAAGAAAAAATCTTAA
- the ychF gene encoding redox-regulated ATPase YchF, with translation MKCGIVGLPNVGKSTLFNCLSNAKAQSANYPFCTIEPNVGTVSVPDPRLYKLEEIVNPERVVPAVVEIVDIAGLVKGASKGEGLGNQFLGNIRECHAIIHVLRCFENENITHVDGSVDPIRDKETIDIELQLKDLDTVTKRIEKSKKAAKAGNKDEQKVVEVLTAVTAHLEDLKNVRVMELDEKGQEIVDSLQLITAKPVLYLCNVDESDAKDGNEWVEKVKESVKDEKAEVLVLAAQIEADINELETFEERQIFLEELGLTEPGVNRLIVSAYKLLDLETYFTAGVKEVRAWTIKKGSTGPQAAGVIHTDFEKGFIRAEVIKFEDFVTYGSEAKCREAGKLNVEGKAYIVQDGDIMHFLFNV, from the coding sequence ATGAAATGTGGAATCGTTGGATTGCCAAACGTAGGTAAATCGACTTTATTTAACTGTTTATCGAATGCAAAAGCGCAATCGGCAAACTATCCTTTCTGTACTATTGAACCAAATGTTGGAACAGTTTCAGTTCCAGATCCTCGTTTATACAAGTTAGAAGAAATTGTAAATCCTGAGCGTGTTGTACCTGCAGTTGTAGAAATTGTAGATATTGCTGGTTTAGTGAAAGGTGCGAGTAAAGGTGAAGGTTTAGGAAACCAATTCTTAGGAAATATTCGTGAGTGTCACGCGATTATCCACGTTTTACGTTGTTTCGAAAATGAAAACATTACACACGTTGATGGTTCAGTAGATCCAATTCGTGATAAAGAAACGATTGATATCGAGTTACAATTAAAAGATTTAGATACAGTTACAAAACGTATTGAAAAGTCTAAAAAAGCAGCAAAAGCAGGTAACAAAGATGAGCAAAAAGTAGTTGAGGTTTTAACAGCAGTTACAGCTCACTTAGAAGACTTAAAGAATGTTCGTGTAATGGAATTAGACGAAAAAGGACAAGAAATTGTTGATTCTTTACAGTTAATTACAGCTAAACCTGTTTTATACTTATGTAACGTAGACGAGTCTGATGCGAAAGATGGTAACGAGTGGGTTGAGAAAGTAAAAGAATCTGTAAAAGATGAGAAAGCTGAAGTTTTAGTTTTAGCTGCTCAAATCGAAGCAGATATCAACGAATTAGAAACTTTCGAAGAGCGTCAAATTTTCTTAGAAGAATTAGGATTAACAGAACCAGGTGTAAACCGTTTAATTGTTTCTGCTTATAAATTATTAGACTTAGAAACTTACTTTACAGCAGGTGTAAAAGAAGTAAGAGCTTGGACAATCAAAAAAGGTTCTACAGGACCACAAGCTGCTGGTGTTATCCACACTGATTTCGAAAAAGGATTTATCCGTGCTGAGGTAATTAAGTTTGAAGATTTCGTAACTTACGGATCGGAAGCTAAATGTCGTGAAGCAGGAAAATTAAATGTAGAAGGAAAAGCATACATCGTACAAGACGGTGATATTATGCACTTCTTATTTAATGTATAA
- a CDS encoding T9SS-dependent choice-of-anchor J family protein, producing MIKNLFLLGSILVGSFTTAQTTTIFEETFATTETHSLWTIADRDGDNDSWELVTDEDSGEAEVLSFVGGFAWSWSWFYAPLTPDNTLTSPVILLPENGTLDLTFKVAAADNEEGYFEEHYAVYVIPAGAEFTGNETPVFEETLDGGYATEAKVVNIDISEFGGQDVQIVFRHYDCEDILFIGVDDVKVEFTPGLNTSDIKKEKAMVYQDQKVVKIQGFENVNEVRVFDLSGKKVSQVKGQSVDVSALSKGIYIVNFYNEKEVVSRKIVIQ from the coding sequence ATGATTAAAAATTTATTTTTGCTTGGATCAATCTTAGTTGGTTCATTTACTACAGCTCAAACCACAACAATTTTTGAAGAAACATTTGCTACAACAGAAACTCATAGTTTATGGACGATAGCAGATAGGGATGGAGACAATGATTCTTGGGAATTGGTAACAGATGAAGATTCGGGTGAAGCAGAAGTTTTGTCTTTTGTAGGAGGATTTGCTTGGTCGTGGTCTTGGTTCTACGCGCCATTAACTCCAGATAATACATTAACAAGTCCAGTAATTTTATTACCAGAAAATGGAACATTAGATTTAACTTTTAAGGTAGCTGCTGCCGATAATGAAGAAGGTTATTTCGAAGAACACTATGCTGTTTATGTTATTCCAGCTGGTGCTGAATTTACAGGAAACGAAACACCAGTTTTCGAAGAAACATTAGATGGAGGATATGCAACAGAGGCAAAAGTTGTAAATATTGATATATCTGAATTCGGAGGGCAAGATGTTCAAATTGTATTTAGACATTACGATTGTGAAGATATTTTATTTATTGGGGTTGATGATGTGAAAGTGGAATTTACACCTGGTTTAAATACATCTGATATTAAGAAAGAAAAAGCTATGGTTTATCAAGATCAAAAAGTTGTTAAAATTCAAGGTTTTGAAAATGTAAACGAAGTAAGAGTTTTTGATCTATCTGGTAAAAAAGTAAGTCAAGTTAAAGGACAATCGGTAGATGTTTCTGCTTTATCAAAAGGAATATATATTGTGAATTTC